One window from the genome of Jeotgalibaca sp. MA1X17-3 encodes:
- the greA gene encoding transcription elongation factor GreA: MIEKVYPMTQQGKKKLEEELENLIVNKRREIVERIKIARSFGDLSENSEYESAKDEQAFVEGRITTIEKMIRFAEIINDSDIAEDIVSLGRTVTFKELPDDEEETYSIVGSAEANPLEGKISNDSPIAKALIGKKIGDEVAIATPGGDMMVKITNVGRFK, encoded by the coding sequence ATGATTGAAAAAGTATATCCAATGACTCAACAAGGTAAAAAGAAATTAGAAGAAGAATTAGAAAATTTAATTGTAAATAAAAGAAGAGAAATTGTAGAACGAATTAAAATTGCTAGAAGTTTTGGTGATCTTTCAGAAAACTCAGAATATGAATCTGCTAAAGATGAACAAGCTTTTGTAGAAGGTCGTATTACAACAATTGAGAAGATGATTCGCTTTGCAGAGATTATTAATGATTCAGATATTGCTGAAGACATTGTTTCTTTAGGAAGAACAGTTACCTTCAAAGAATTACCTGACGACGAAGAAGAAACCTATTCAATAGTAGGTAGTGCAGAAGCTAATCCTTTAGAAGGTAAAATTTCTAATGATTCTCCAATTGCAAAGGCTTTAATCGGTAAAAAAATTGGTGATGAAGTAGCAATCGCAACTCCGGGTGGAGATATGATGGTTAAAATTACTAATGTAGGACGTTTTAAATAA